Proteins encoded by one window of Chondromyces crocatus:
- a CDS encoding type I polyketide synthase — translation MTNEDKLRSYLKRVTHELHQARERLRDIETRGLEPIAIVGMGCRYPGGVQTPEKLWELLVDGTDAISPFPTERGWDVDALYDPDPSARGKSYVREGGFLHDADRFDPAFFGISPREALAMDPQQRLLLETSWEAIERAGIDPVSLHGSQTGVFVGAIDQGYGPLLLQTPDKVEGYIGTGSTCSVASGRIAFTLGLEGPAISVDTACSASLVALHLACQSLRQGECSLALGGGVTFMATPAAFVEFSRQRGLALDGRCKAFSAQADGAAWAEGAGMLLLERLSDAKRHGHPVLAVIRGSAVNQDGKSQGLTAPNGPAQERVIRQALANAKLSPSDVDAVEAHGTGTALGDPIEAQALLATYGQERQAQQPLWLGSIKSNLGHTQAAAGVAGVIKMVLALHHQVLPRTLHAEVPSSHVDWSPGTIRLLTEAVPWLPSERPRRAGVSSFGISGTNAHLILEEPPLIEGASLTEGTSLAASQPPSTAPVAGDVSPVAENGSTPTSLPTWPLLLSGKTEAALYAQAGQLRDHLQAHPHLPLGDVAFSLATTRSHFDHRAALLLHDRDTALHALASLAQGSTPPQAVLGLASSAGKLALLFTGQGSQRIAMGRPLYRAFPPFRDAFDAVCRHLDPLLDRPLRDVLFADEDAPHAALLDQTAFTQPALFALEVALFRLLEAFGLAPDLLLGHSIGEIVAAHVASVLSLKDACTLVAARARLMQALPPGGAMLALHASEQELLPLLAGREHLLAIAALNGPSASVLSGDPHAVADVAAHFQALGRKVTPLRVSHAFHSPHLDPILDAFRTVAASLSFHPPRIPLLSNLSGNLASNHDLASPDYWVRHARHTVRFLDAVRTLEAEGASTFLELGPHGVLCAMAQDGLSEHARARSALLPVLRNDRDDRHALLLALAGLHARGHHLDWSAVFAPFHPRRVSLPTYPFQRDRYWLDAGRKSSADAMPSTAADVHFWKAIESGDLEAIATALHVQGEEQRTSLTTLLPTLTRWRQSHDQRSILDTWRYRITWRPLTARTQRDLSGLWLLVRPAGDVDEALLDTVRQKLESHGAVITQVPLGQGEITRLHVTSRLQEVLEEGVTPRGVLSLLALDEGLLPDHPALPRGLAQTLSLAQAMGDAALRAPLWLMTRGAVSTGHADPLSHPLQASVWGFGRALALEHPEQWGGLLDLPVLLDDRVLGGIPAALASDDDQLALRASGLLARRLIRAPLGDAPRPRDYVPRGTVLVTGGMGAIGGHVARWLARSGAEHLVLTSRRGQLAPGASALADELVAQGVRVSIVSCDVADRQALAALLQGLDEEGPPLRAVFHAAGLAEESPLAETSIDDFAAVVAGKLAGARHLDELLGDRPLDAFVLFSSIASTWGSSHQGAYAAANAFLDALAEQRVARDCTATAIAWGAWAEGGMVDATGEERLLRLGISMMSPETALAALQQALDHGETTLTVAAVDWVRFAPVFASARPRPLLDALPEATSALEALSTPAPAATQLAGLRDLAAHERMRRLRSLVLTETAVVLGHADPSRVMPLAGFTDLGLDSLMAVELRQRLQVATGLKLPATLTFDHPSPHRLAVHLDEALDPVPRSLSDERGASRGAQHPEEAIAIIGIGLHLPGGVDDLDGLWRLLRNGTDAVGPVPPHRDWNFGALHDPDPDAAGKSYVDEAAFLDRIDQFDPLFFGISPREAKHLDPQHRLLLETAWEALENAGVVPSSLTDSATGVFVGVGPGDYSLLQSATAGSEAYLITGTHPSFAAGRLAFTLGLQGPALSLDTACSSSLVALHLACQALRRGECDLALAAGAQVMAAAEPFIALSHARALAPDGRSKTFSANANGYGRGEGVVVLALARLSDALAHRNPVLAIVRGSAVNHDGASSGITAPNGTSQQKVLRAALQDAGLAPDEVDFVECHGTGTSLGDPIEVQALATVYGEGRPNAHPLLLGALKTNVGHLEAAAGLAGVAKVLAALQHDEMPATLHTTPRNPHIAWEALPVDVVDTLRPWPRREDGRPRRAAVSAFGLSGTNAHVIFEEAPPADGNLAAAASLPSSDPVAGNASPVAEEASIPTSLPAWPLLLSGKTEAALYAQAGRLRDHLQAHPHLPLGDVAFSLATTRSHFDHRAALLLHDRDTALHALASLAQGSTPPQAVLGLASSAGKLALLFTGQGSQRIAMGRPLYRAFPLFRDAFDAVCLHLDPLLDRPLLDVLFADEDAPHAALLDQTAFTQPALFALEVALFRLLEAFGLAPDLLLGHSIGEIVAAHVASVLSLKDACTLVAARARLMQALPPGGAMLALHASEQELLPLLAGREHLLAIAALNGPCASVLSGDPHAVADVAAHFQALGRKVTPLRVSHAFHSPHLDPILDAFRTVAASLSFHPPRIPLLSNLSGNLASNHDLASPDYWVRHARHTVRFLDAVRTLEAEGASTFLELGPHGVLCAMAQDGLSEHARARSAFLPVLRNDRDDRHALLLALAGLHARGHHLDWCAVFAPFAVRALPLPTYAFQHQRCWLEGTDRASRPLLGTTDHESTLVGARLDLPDGAGIHRVETGPGIQTYLESHVVYGRIVVPGAFYVAVLLAIASTRWPDQPVELRDVQFQRALSFEHPSERATLHVQLTPIEHGSSALTATLSTQHEGLWTTHAMAVIDLAVPADLSRRTPLDPPAIQRESEAPAQLDEALRSVHIAWGPRWWWLRQVDPSRQRRTLGRFEAPEGVPDDDAPLPAGIVDNAFSLVRWSGALRTVDMVAPALPVDDVPRLPFSIDRLVWYGVRSVASWAEHALREGQSLDADSLIADLAFWDASGMPVAHIEGFTTHRAPADRFLPERESRDLYVVRWESFPPSPPTRSSWALVGEEAPRLMATLAEVLGTGRWYGDLQALSDALQRGEPAPDVLLVPCRSGRDDLRSAAHRTAHQSLTLLQAWLTDERLSASRLALLTCRAVAARQGEDVLDLAAATLWGFARSVQTENPECALALVDLEDLEASAHVLGEALAAGEPQLAVRRGELLVPRLARAAATTGAQGRPLDARGTVLITGGTGALGALVARHLVETHGIRRLLLTSRSGHAAPDARALEDALDAVGAHVTMATCDVTDRDALERLIASIPSEYPLTCIVHAAGVLDDGTLDTLTPEQLDRVLRPKVDAAVHLHDLTREHDLSAFILFSSLAGVLGGPGQANYASANAFLDALAHHRNAQGLPAISIAWGPWDTRAGMASRLARADRKRLSRHGVTPFRVDDGLALLDAALRRPEASVVAARLRIEAWTAQGDPLHPLLRGLARAPMLPVIRARADARALLEQRLAPLSNEDRARTLFELVRGEVTAVLGLSTSEDLAPDRPLQELGLDSLTALELRNRLSAATGLRLPATVLFDHPTPAALGRRLFAEFPVGDTAPKSPALVELDRLETTLSAMAPDDPVGASVASRLRALLARWGGSPPAQTDAHTSDLRAATNEELFGLIDQELEGMELDR, via the coding sequence ATGACGAATGAGGACAAGCTGCGCAGCTACCTCAAGCGAGTAACGCACGAGCTTCACCAGGCACGCGAGCGCCTGCGCGACATCGAGACCCGAGGGCTGGAACCGATCGCCATCGTCGGAATGGGCTGCCGTTACCCCGGTGGGGTGCAGACGCCAGAGAAGCTGTGGGAGCTGCTCGTCGATGGGACCGACGCCATCTCGCCGTTTCCCACCGAGCGCGGGTGGGACGTCGACGCGCTCTACGATCCCGACCCCTCGGCCAGAGGGAAGTCGTACGTGAGAGAGGGCGGGTTCCTCCACGATGCCGACCGCTTCGATCCGGCCTTCTTCGGCATCAGTCCACGCGAGGCGCTCGCCATGGATCCGCAGCAACGGCTCTTGCTGGAGACGTCATGGGAAGCCATCGAGCGGGCAGGCATCGACCCTGTGTCGCTTCACGGCAGTCAGACTGGCGTCTTCGTCGGCGCCATCGATCAAGGCTATGGGCCCCTTCTGCTGCAGACGCCCGACAAGGTCGAGGGGTACATCGGGACCGGGAGCACTTGCAGCGTCGCGTCGGGGCGAATCGCCTTCACCCTGGGCCTGGAAGGACCAGCGATCAGCGTCGACACCGCCTGCAGCGCGTCTCTCGTCGCGCTGCACCTCGCCTGCCAGTCCTTGCGTCAGGGAGAGTGTTCTCTGGCGCTGGGCGGAGGGGTGACCTTCATGGCCACGCCGGCGGCATTCGTCGAGTTCAGCCGACAGCGAGGTCTTGCGCTGGATGGGCGTTGCAAGGCCTTCTCGGCACAGGCCGATGGGGCTGCCTGGGCAGAGGGGGCCGGGATGTTGCTCCTGGAGCGGTTGTCGGACGCGAAGCGTCATGGTCACCCGGTGCTCGCCGTCATCCGCGGCTCGGCCGTCAATCAGGACGGGAAAAGTCAGGGCCTCACCGCCCCCAACGGTCCCGCCCAGGAGCGGGTGATCCGTCAGGCGCTGGCGAACGCGAAGCTCTCTCCGAGCGACGTGGATGCCGTCGAAGCGCACGGGACGGGGACGGCCCTCGGAGATCCCATCGAGGCGCAGGCCTTGCTCGCCACCTATGGCCAAGAGCGCCAGGCGCAACAGCCTCTCTGGCTCGGATCCATCAAGTCCAACCTCGGTCATACCCAGGCCGCCGCTGGCGTCGCTGGCGTCATCAAGATGGTCCTGGCCCTGCACCACCAGGTGCTGCCCAGGACCCTGCACGCCGAGGTGCCGTCGTCTCATGTCGACTGGTCCCCGGGCACCATCCGTCTCCTGACCGAGGCCGTACCCTGGCTGCCTTCAGAACGGCCTCGTCGCGCCGGGGTCTCCTCCTTCGGCATCAGCGGCACCAACGCTCACCTCATTCTCGAAGAGCCACCACTCATCGAGGGGGCCTCGCTCACCGAGGGGACCTCGCTCGCTGCTTCGCAACCCCCCTCCACAGCTCCAGTCGCAGGTGACGTGTCTCCGGTCGCCGAGAACGGGTCGACACCGACCTCGCTTCCCACCTGGCCCTTGCTGCTGTCAGGCAAGACCGAGGCGGCTCTGTACGCTCAGGCCGGGCAGCTCCGCGATCACCTCCAGGCCCATCCCCATCTTCCCCTCGGGGATGTCGCCTTCTCGCTCGCCACCACGCGCTCCCACTTCGACCACCGCGCCGCCCTTCTCCTTCACGACCGCGACACGGCCCTCCACGCCCTCGCCTCCCTTGCCCAGGGCAGCACGCCGCCGCAGGCCGTGCTCGGTCTGGCTTCCAGCGCCGGCAAGCTCGCCCTGCTCTTCACCGGACAGGGCAGCCAGCGCATCGCCATGGGCCGGCCCCTCTACCGTGCCTTTCCCCCCTTCCGCGACGCATTCGACGCCGTCTGTCGTCACCTCGATCCTCTCCTCGACCGTCCCCTGCGCGATGTCCTGTTCGCCGACGAAGACGCTCCTCACGCTGCTCTCCTCGACCAGACCGCCTTCACCCAGCCCGCCCTCTTCGCGCTCGAAGTCGCCCTCTTCAGGCTCCTCGAAGCCTTCGGCCTCGCTCCGGACCTGCTCCTCGGTCACTCCATCGGCGAGATCGTTGCCGCACACGTCGCCTCCGTCCTCTCCCTGAAGGACGCTTGCACCCTCGTCGCCGCGCGCGCTCGCCTCATGCAGGCCTTGCCCCCGGGGGGGGCCATGCTCGCCCTCCACGCCTCCGAGCAGGAACTGCTGCCCCTCCTCGCCGGCCGCGAGCACCTCCTCGCCATCGCTGCCCTCAACGGGCCTTCTGCCTCTGTCCTCTCCGGCGACCCCCACGCCGTCGCCGACGTCGCCGCACACTTCCAGGCCCTCGGACGCAAGGTCACTCCCTTGCGCGTCAGCCACGCATTTCACTCCCCTCACCTCGACCCCATCCTCGACGCCTTCCGCACCGTCGCCGCCTCCCTCTCGTTCCATCCGCCCCGCATCCCCCTGCTCTCCAACCTCTCCGGCAACCTCGCCTCCAACCACGACCTCGCCTCCCCCGACTACTGGGTCCGACACGCGCGACACACCGTCCGCTTCCTTGATGCCGTCCGCACGCTCGAAGCAGAAGGCGCCTCCACCTTCCTCGAACTCGGCCCTCACGGCGTGCTCTGCGCCATGGCCCAGGACGGCCTGTCCGAACACGCACGCGCTCGCTCCGCCCTCCTCCCCGTCCTTCGCAACGACCGCGACGACCGCCATGCCTTGCTCCTCGCGCTCGCCGGGCTCCACGCTCGCGGACACCACCTCGACTGGAGCGCCGTCTTCGCTCCCTTCCACCCACGCCGCGTCTCGCTCCCCACCTACCCCTTCCAGCGCGACCGCTACTGGCTCGATGCAGGCAGGAAGAGTAGCGCGGACGCCATGCCTTCCACGGCAGCCGATGTCCACTTCTGGAAGGCGATCGAGTCAGGGGATCTCGAAGCCATCGCCACCGCGCTCCATGTCCAGGGAGAGGAGCAACGAACCTCGCTGACAACACTGCTGCCCACGCTGACGCGATGGCGTCAGTCACACGATCAGCGAAGCATCCTCGACACGTGGCGTTACCGGATCACCTGGAGGCCGCTGACGGCTCGTACCCAGCGCGATCTTTCAGGCCTCTGGCTGCTCGTCCGACCGGCAGGAGACGTCGACGAGGCCCTGCTCGACACAGTTCGCCAGAAGCTCGAATCGCATGGCGCCGTCATCACGCAGGTTCCGCTGGGGCAGGGCGAAATCACGCGCTTGCATGTGACCTCACGCCTGCAGGAGGTGCTCGAAGAAGGCGTCACGCCTCGGGGCGTCCTGTCGCTCCTCGCCCTCGACGAGGGGTTGCTCCCTGATCACCCTGCCCTGCCCCGTGGCCTCGCGCAGACGCTCTCCCTCGCTCAGGCGATGGGGGATGCTGCGCTCCGCGCTCCCCTCTGGTTGATGACCCGAGGCGCCGTGTCCACGGGACACGCAGATCCTCTCTCCCATCCACTTCAGGCATCCGTCTGGGGCTTCGGACGTGCCCTCGCGCTCGAGCATCCGGAGCAATGGGGTGGCCTGCTCGACCTGCCCGTTCTTCTCGATGACCGTGTACTCGGCGGGATCCCCGCAGCGCTCGCCAGCGACGACGATCAGCTCGCGCTGCGGGCCTCGGGCCTGCTGGCCAGACGTCTGATCCGCGCTCCGCTGGGCGACGCTCCGCGTCCCAGGGACTACGTACCGCGGGGGACGGTGCTGGTCACTGGCGGCATGGGAGCGATTGGTGGGCACGTGGCGCGGTGGCTCGCACGTTCCGGTGCGGAACACCTGGTCCTGACCAGCCGCCGCGGCCAGCTCGCCCCGGGGGCCTCAGCACTTGCCGACGAGCTGGTCGCGCAGGGGGTGCGCGTCTCCATCGTCTCGTGCGACGTCGCCGATCGCCAGGCCTTGGCGGCGCTGCTCCAGGGTCTCGACGAAGAGGGGCCTCCCCTCCGTGCGGTCTTCCACGCGGCCGGCCTGGCGGAGGAGTCGCCGCTGGCCGAGACCAGCATCGACGATTTCGCAGCGGTGGTCGCGGGCAAGCTCGCAGGTGCACGACATCTCGACGAGCTTCTCGGAGACCGACCCCTCGACGCCTTCGTCCTGTTTTCGTCCATCGCCAGCACCTGGGGCAGCAGCCACCAGGGCGCCTATGCCGCAGCGAATGCTTTCCTCGACGCGCTCGCCGAGCAGCGCGTTGCACGGGACTGCACCGCCACAGCCATCGCATGGGGAGCGTGGGCCGAGGGAGGCATGGTCGATGCAACGGGGGAAGAACGGCTTCTTCGGCTCGGGATCAGCATGATGTCGCCCGAGACTGCGCTCGCCGCGTTGCAACAAGCGCTCGATCACGGTGAGACCACCTTGACCGTGGCCGCCGTCGACTGGGTGCGGTTCGCTCCCGTGTTCGCGTCTGCACGCCCCCGGCCCCTTCTGGACGCTCTTCCCGAGGCGACAAGCGCCCTGGAAGCCCTGTCGACGCCTGCTCCAGCGGCCACGCAGCTCGCCGGGCTCCGCGACCTCGCAGCCCACGAGCGGATGCGCCGCCTGCGCTCGCTCGTGCTGACGGAGACCGCCGTCGTCCTGGGCCACGCCGATCCATCGCGCGTCATGCCGCTCGCAGGCTTCACCGATCTCGGACTCGACTCCTTGATGGCGGTCGAACTCCGCCAGCGGCTCCAGGTCGCCACCGGCTTGAAGCTCCCTGCCACGTTGACTTTCGACCACCCTTCCCCCCACCGCCTCGCTGTCCACCTCGACGAAGCGCTCGACCCAGTCCCACGGTCACTCTCTGATGAGCGTGGGGCCTCACGCGGAGCGCAGCATCCAGAGGAGGCCATTGCCATCATCGGCATCGGGCTTCATCTCCCTGGCGGCGTCGACGACCTCGACGGCCTCTGGCGCCTCCTCCGGAATGGCACGGACGCGGTCGGTCCGGTCCCTCCCCACCGCGACTGGAACTTCGGTGCCCTCCACGACCCGGACCCGGACGCCGCTGGCAAGAGTTACGTCGATGAAGCCGCCTTTCTCGACCGTATCGATCAGTTCGATCCGCTCTTCTTCGGCATCAGCCCACGCGAGGCGAAGCACCTGGATCCACAGCATCGCTTGCTGCTCGAGACGGCGTGGGAAGCCCTCGAGAACGCCGGCGTCGTTCCTTCATCGCTCACGGACTCTGCCACGGGTGTCTTCGTGGGCGTCGGGCCAGGAGATTACTCCCTGCTCCAGAGCGCTACCGCGGGGTCGGAGGCCTATCTCATCACCGGCACGCACCCCTCCTTTGCTGCTGGCAGGTTGGCGTTCACGCTCGGCTTGCAAGGGCCGGCGCTCTCGCTGGACACCGCCTGCTCCTCCTCGCTCGTCGCTCTGCACCTCGCTTGCCAGGCTCTTCGGCGTGGGGAATGCGACCTCGCGCTCGCGGCCGGCGCGCAGGTCATGGCCGCAGCGGAGCCATTCATCGCTCTGTCCCATGCTCGCGCCCTCGCGCCCGATGGACGATCGAAGACCTTCTCCGCAAATGCCAACGGGTATGGCCGCGGCGAGGGGGTGGTGGTCCTCGCCCTCGCGCGTCTCTCGGACGCACTGGCCCACCGAAACCCCGTCCTCGCCATCGTGCGTGGGAGTGCCGTGAACCACGATGGTGCCTCCAGTGGCATCACGGCGCCGAACGGCACGTCGCAGCAGAAAGTGCTCCGCGCCGCGCTGCAGGACGCAGGGCTCGCACCGGACGAGGTCGACTTCGTCGAGTGCCACGGGACGGGCACATCCCTCGGGGACCCCATCGAAGTGCAGGCGCTGGCGACCGTTTACGGGGAGGGACGCCCTAATGCCCATCCTTTGCTGCTCGGCGCGCTCAAGACCAACGTGGGGCATCTCGAGGCAGCGGCAGGACTCGCTGGAGTCGCCAAGGTCCTGGCAGCGCTCCAGCACGACGAAATGCCCGCGACGCTTCACACCACGCCCCGCAACCCTCACATCGCGTGGGAGGCGCTCCCGGTCGACGTGGTCGATACCTTGCGGCCATGGCCCCGGCGGGAGGACGGCCGACCACGACGCGCCGCGGTATCGGCGTTCGGTCTGTCAGGCACCAACGCCCACGTCATTTTCGAGGAGGCTCCGCCCGCCGACGGAAACCTGGCCGCTGCTGCGTCCCTCCCCTCCTCGGATCCAGTCGCGGGGAATGCGTCTCCGGTCGCCGAGGAGGCATCGATACCGACCTCGCTTCCCGCCTGGCCCCTGCTGCTGTCAGGCAAGACCGAAGCGGCCCTGTACGCTCAGGCCGGGCGGCTCCGCGACCACCTCCAGGCCCATCCCCATCTTCCCCTCGGGGATGTCGCCTTCTCGCTCGCCACCACGCGCTCCCACTTCGACCACCGCGCTGCCCTTCTCCTTCACGACCGCGACACGGCCCTCCACGCCCTCGCCTCCCTTGCCCAGGGCAGCACGCCGCCGCAGGCCGTGCTCGGTCTGGCTTCCAGCGCCGGCAAGCTCGCTCTGCTCTTCACCGGACAGGGCAGCCAGCGCATCGCCATGGGCCGGCCCCTCTACCGCGCCTTTCCCCTCTTCCGCGACGCATTCGACGCCGTCTGTCTTCACCTCGATCCTCTCCTCGACCGTCCCCTCCTCGATGTCCTGTTCGCCGACGAAGACGCTCCTCACGCTGCTCTCCTCGACCAGACCGCCTTCACCCAGCCCGCCCTCTTCGCGCTCGAAGTCGCCCTCTTCAGGCTCCTCGAAGCCTTCGGCCTCGCTCCGGACCTGCTCCTCGGTCACTCCATCGGCGAGATCGTTGCCGCACACGTCGCCTCCGTCCTCTCCCTGAAGGACGCTTGCACCCTCGTCGCTGCGCGCGCTCGCCTCATGCAGGCATTGCCCCCGGGGGGGGCCATGCTCGCCCTCCACGCCTCCGAGCAGGAACTGCTGCCCCTCCTCGCCGGCCGCGAGCACCTCCTTGCCATCGCTGCCCTCAACGGGCCTTGTGCCTCCGTCCTCTCCGGTGACCCCCACGCCGTCGCCGACGTCGCCGCACACTTCCAGGCCCTCGGACGCAAGGTCACCCCCTTGCGCGTCAGCCACGCCTTTCACTCCCCTCACCTCGACCCCATCCTCGACGCCTTCCGCACCGTCGCTGCCTCCCTCTCGTTCCACCCGCCGCGCATCCCCCTGCTCTCCAACCTCTCCGGCAACCTCGCCTCCAACCACGACCTCGCCTCCCCCGACTACTGGGTCCGACACGCTCGACACACCGTCCGCTTCCTCGATGCCGTCCGCACACTCGAAGCAGAAGGCGCCTCCACCTTTCTCGAACTCGGCCCTCACGGCGTGCTCTGCGCTATGGCCCAGGACGGCCTGTCCGAACACGCACGCGCTCGCTCCGCCTTCCTCCCCGTCCTTCGCAACGACCGTGACGACCGCCATGCCTTGCTCCTCGCACTCGCCGGCCTTCACGCTCGCGGACATCACCTCGACTGGTGCGCCGTCTTCGCTCCCTTCGCGGTGCGTGCCCTTCCCCTGCCAACGTATGCGTTTCAGCACCAGCGCTGCTGGCTCGAAGGCACAGACCGGGCCTCCCGTCCCCTGCTTGGAACGACCGACCACGAATCGACACTCGTCGGCGCTCGCCTCGACCTGCCCGATGGCGCGGGAATTCACCGGGTAGAGACCGGTCCTGGGATCCAGACTTACCTGGAGAGCCATGTGGTCTACGGCCGCATCGTCGTCCCGGGAGCCTTCTACGTGGCCGTGCTCCTCGCGATTGCCAGCACTCGCTGGCCAGACCAGCCCGTCGAGCTGCGAGACGTCCAGTTCCAGAGAGCTCTGAGCTTCGAGCACCCCTCGGAACGAGCCACCTTGCATGTCCAGCTCACGCCCATCGAACACGGGAGCTCGGCGCTCACGGCGACCCTCTCGACGCAGCACGAGGGGCTCTGGACCACGCATGCCATGGCCGTCATCGATCTGGCCGTTCCGGCCGACCTGTCGCGGCGGACGCCGCTCGACCCTCCCGCCATCCAGCGGGAGTCGGAAGCACCGGCGCAGCTCGACGAAGCGCTGCGATCGGTACACATCGCGTGGGGGCCTCGCTGGTGGTGGCTACGTCAGGTCGACCCTTCCCGGCAGCGTCGCACCCTGGGTAGGTTCGAAGCCCCCGAGGGGGTTCCAGACGACGACGCGCCCCTTCCCGCAGGAATCGTCGACAATGCGTTCAGTCTGGTGCGATGGAGCGGTGCGCTCCGCACGGTGGACATGGTTGCGCCGGCGCTCCCCGTGGACGATGTTCCTCGGTTGCCCTTCTCCATCGACCGTCTCGTCTGGTACGGCGTCCGAAGCGTCGCCAGCTGGGCCGAGCATGCGCTGCGGGAGGGCCAGTCGCTCGATGCAGACAGCCTGATCGCAGACCTCGCGTTCTGGGATGCGAGCGGGATGCCGGTCGCGCACATCGAGGGGTTCACGACGCACCGGGCACCGGCAGACCGGTTTCTGCCGGAGCGCGAGAGCCGCGATCTGTATGTCGTGAGGTGGGAAAGCTTTCCTCCTTCACCTCCGACGCGCAGCTCCTGGGCGCTCGTCGGCGAAGAGGCGCCGCGACTGATGGCCACACTCGCCGAGGTCCTGGGCACGGGACGATGGTACGGCGACCTCCAGGCGCTCTCCGACGCCCTGCAGCGGGGCGAGCCTGCCCCCGACGTCCTGCTCGTTCCCTGCAGGAGTGGTCGAGACGATCTGCGCAGCGCGGCCCACAGGACAGCGCATCAGTCACTGACTCTGTTGCAAGCCTGGCTCACGGACGAGCGCCTCTCGGCGTCACGCCTCGCGCTGCTCACCTGTCGTGCCGTTGCAGCACGGCAAGGCGAGGACGTCCTCGATCTCGCGGCGGCGACGCTCTGGGGGTTTGCACGGTCGGTCCAGACGGAGAACCCGGAGTGTGCCCTCGCGCTCGTGGACCTCGAGGACCTGGAGGCCTCGGCGCACGTCCTTGGAGAGGCCCTGGCCGCTGGCGAACCTCAGCTTGCCGTGAGACGTGGCGAGCTGCTCGTCCCCCGCCTCGCACGCGCCGCAGCAACGACGGGAGCTCAGGGACGACCTCTCGATGCTCGGGGGACCGTCCTGATCACGGGAGGGACAGGGGCGCTCGGCGCGCTCGTCGCCAGACACCTCGTCGAAACCCACGGTATCCGGCGCCTCCTCCTCACCTCACGGAGCGGGCACGCGGCGCCAGATGCCAGAGCGCTCGAAGACGCACTCGACGCCGTCGGCGCTCACGTCACCATGGCCACCTGCGATGTGACGGATCGCGACGCGCTGGAGCGGCTGATCGCGTCGATTCCGAGCGAGTACCCGCTGACCTGCATCGTCCACGCAGCCGGTGTGCTCGACGACGGGACGCTCGACACACTCACGCCCGAGCAGCTCGATCGTGTTCTGCGTCCCAAGGTGGACGCAGCAGTCCACTTGCACGACCTGACCCGAGAGCACGACCTCTCCGCGTTCATCCTGTTCTCGTCCCTGGCCGGTGTGCTCGGTGGGCCGGGCCAGGCCAACTATGCCTCGGCAAACGCCTTCCTCGATGCGCTCGCGCATCACAGGAACGCTCAGGGGCTCCCGGCCATCTCCATCGCCTGGGGGCCGTGGGACACGCGCGCAGGCATGGCGTCTCGCCTGGCGCGTGCCGATCGCAAGCGCCTCTCACGTCATGGCGTGACCCCCTTCAGGGTCGACGATGGGCTCGCGCTGCTCGACGCCGCCTTGCGCCGACCCGAAGCCAGCGTCGTCGCCGCACGTCTCCGTATTGAAGCGTGGACTGCGCAGGGTGACCCCCTGCATCCCCTGCTCCGAGGCCTCGCGCGCGCTCCCATGCTCCCCGTCATCCGAGCGCGCGCCGATGCACGCGCGTTGCTCGAGCAGCGCCTCGCCCCGCTCTCGAACGAAGACCGCGCTCGAACCCTGTTCGAGCTCGTTCGTGGGGAGGTGACCGCCGTGCTCGGGCTGTCGACATCGGAGGACCTCGCTCCCGACCGGCCACTCCAGGAGCTGGGACTCGACTCACTCACGGCGCTCGAACTGCGGAATCGCCTGAGCGCGGCCACGGGCCTGCGCCTGCCTGCCACCGTGCTCTTCGATCATCCTACCCCGGCGGCACTCGGGCGGCGGCTCTTCGCCGAGTTCCCCGTCGGCGACACGGCTCCGAAGAGTCCTGCACTCGTGGAGCTGGACAGGCTCGAGACCACCCTGTCGGCCATGGCGCCGGATGATCCGGTCGGCGCGAGCGTCGCCTCCCGGCTGCGGGCTTTGCTCGCGCGCTGGGGTGGCTCACCACCCGCCCAGACCGACGCCCACACGAGCGATCTGCGGGCCGCGACGAACGAAGAACTCTTCGGGCTGATTGACCAGGAACTCGAAGGGATGGAGCTGGACCGGTGA